Proteins encoded within one genomic window of Triticum aestivum cultivar Chinese Spring chromosome 2D, IWGSC CS RefSeq v2.1, whole genome shotgun sequence:
- the LOC123051459 gene encoding uncharacterized protein — translation MTGCNGNGNGNSSASTMGQQTVTEKKFGGIAPKKPLISKDHERAYFDSADWVLGKQAASNNAQAAAIESLKPKLKRTPHHQLPPRKPACASG, via the exons ATGACTGGCTGCAacggcaacggcaacggcaacTCGTCCGCATCCACCATGGGACAGCAG ACGGTCACTGAGAAGAAGTTCGGAGGAATTGCACCAAAGAAGCCTCTGATTTCAAAG GACCATGAGCGCGCCTACTTCGACTCCGCGGACTGGGTCCTCGGCAAG CAAGCTGCAAGCAACAACGCACAGGCGGCGGCAATCGAGTCCTTGAAGCCAAAGCTAAAG AGGACGCCCCATCACCAGCTCCCACCTCGCAAGCCGGCCTGCGCGTCGGGCTGA
- the LOC123051460 gene encoding serine/threonine-protein kinase TIO: MGVEDYHVVELVGEGSFGKVYKGRRKYSRQTVAMKFILKHGKSDKDIHNLRQEIEILRKLKHENIIEMIDAFETPQEFCVVTEFAQGELFEVLEDDKCLPEEQVQAIAKQLVKALHYLHSNRIIHRDMKPQNILIGKGSIVKLCDFGFARAMSANTVVLRSIKGTPLYMAPELVREQPYNHTADLWSLGVILYELFVGQPPFYTNSVYALIRHIVKDPVKYPDNMSANFKSFLKGLLNKLPQSRLSWPALLEHPFVKDDSMDLVADTQSTPFEVKRSEATRKADEIQTSKNQPSAAEPPSRNAANNTDGDHDKQKSSKKDGPTSTTDDHHGSSPGAISDAPSERTALDKLEKTSQTVNGASSIIGDSAVLSTVLSPIKNWLSNPPSSPRELHIDGANQSLRIVKNLIEAGSYQSCAALDDIICLFLEFTSLIIRMKLSGAYSLAVKCLAIARKLLDTSEGAVLNSYGRHWSSLCDLYSQILASTVDPSGRISRESTACLALMLSRVISVLKASISSESPNPVEESLVNIIDHARKSQLLELLCECLIASGSDIISGSTNMVPAACEACKAIWYLAHAVDIVSLGAHNFSFPLASSWRQGHSKLDGKMQEQDSLPDSNSSSLINIFVKSFLASRPMQIAVYHCLHNGLESAIHASLQLIARACLLNLSFCAIMCGPMNSSPEANEIEYGGDGTIVSDMFSLLSLCGSYLNKESKQNSNQKCKLSNPHALVVHCCLALATIAACLKSEGKSSASIILTSSHKKQRSRLSVLAHLSSADDTVKSCLQPHCAAATLALSTLISLENGGQTRSSLCETALALFPRMATLHTLLKLWLSDGSEELCRYNAGLLNLFGLRDGSIGLLETRLKWGGPLAVEQACSVGIPQLLIRLLTDGFSREPSDGKEVLTHRSGLSPLGVAWTLSALSQCLPGGVFREILYKREHLKLLTDMLSDMHLKVLAAWTGLGGGKKGVRELINSVVDILAFPFVAVQSSPNMPSTSASINSGFLLNIGSPGGRIGTENKEMLKTIEHNMPQYFQVLLEVGVPGCILRCLDNLNMEDISRPLAIVAKMVGYRPLALQLLREGLLNPSRVAKLLKGPLAKETLLDFLMIISDLARMSKDFYEPINKAGMVEYLKNFLSNEDPDIRAKACSAIGNMCRHSPYFYGPFAANKVIELVVDRCSDPDKRTRKFACFAVGNAAYHNDKLYEELRRSIPQLTKLLLAPEEDKTKGNAAGALSNLVRNSDVLCGDIVSQGAIQALLKMVSSYSAVALSPSRKDALTESPLRIVLFALRKMCDHTVCRLFLRSSELLPIIVHLRQSPDQTISEYASAIASKANQA; this comes from the exons ATGGGGGTGGAGGACTACCACGTGGTCGAGCTCGTCGGGGAGGGGTCCTTCGGGAAGGTGTACAAGGGCAGGCGCAAGTACAGCCGACAG ACTGTCGCCATGAAGTTTATTCTTAAGCATGGGAAGAGCGACAAGGACATCCACAACCTAAGGCAGGAGATCGAG ATTCTGAGGAAGCTCAAACATGAGAATATAATTGAAATGATCGATGCTTTTGAAACCCCTCAGGAGTTTTGTGTCGTCACAGAGTTTGCCCAG GGAGAGCTATTTGAGGTGCTCGAGGATGATAAATGCCTTCCAGAAGAGCAAGTTCAAGCTATTGCTAAGCAGCTG GTAAAAGCACTCCATTACTTGCACTCCAATCGTATTATCCATCGGGATATGAAACCCCAGAACATCCTTATCGGGAAAGGATCTATTGTGAAG CTTTGTGATTTTGGGTTTGCTCGTGCGATGTCAGCTAATACTGTTGTGCTACGCTCTATAAAAG GAACGCCATTATATATGGCTCCAGAACTTGTGAGGGAGCAACCTTATAATCACACAGCAGATTTATGGTCCCTTGGGGTCATCTT ATATGAACTATTTGTGGGTCAACCCCCCTTTTATACAAATTCAGTTTACGCACTTATACGACACATTGTCAAG GATCCTGTGAAATATCCAGATAATATGAGTGCAAACTTTAAGAGCTTCTTAAAGGGTTTACTAAACAAG TTGCCTCAAAGTAGACTAAGCTGGCCAGCATTGTTGGAGCACCCGTTTGTCAAAGATGATTCAATGGATTTAGTGGCT GACACTCAATCCACACCTTTTGAAGTGAAAAGATCTGAGGCCACGCGGAAGGCTGATGAAATTCAAACATCAAAGAACCAACCTTCTGCTGCTGAACCACCAA GTAGAAATGCTGCTAACAATACAGACGGTGATCATGATAAACAAAAAAGCAGTAAAAAAGATGGCCCTACATCAACTACTGACGATCATCATGGTTCATCTCCTGGTGCTATTTCGGATGCTCCATCag AGCGTACAGCTTTAGATAAGCTGGAAAAAACTTCACAAACAGTGAATGGTGCTAGCAGCATTATTGGAGATAGTGCAGTCCTGTCCACTGTCCTCAGTCCCATAAAAAATTGGTTGAGCAATCCTCCAAGTTCCCCGAG GGAACTGCATATTGATGGTGCAAATCAGTCTCTcagaattgttaaaaatctaaTTGAAGCTGGGTCTTATCAGTCTTGTGCAGCACTTGATGACATCATCTGTCTATTTCTAGAGTTTACAAGTCTCATTATCAGAATGAAGCTTTCAGGTGCTTACAGCCTTGCAGTGAAG TGtctagctatagcacggaagctACTTGATACAAGTGAAGGTGCTGTGCTAAATTCTTATGGCAGACACTGGTCCTCTCTGTGTGATCTTTATTCACAG ATTCTGGCTTCCACTGTTGATCCATCTGGAAGAATATCTCGCGAGTCAACTGCATGTCTTGCTCTGATGTTATCCAGGGTTATCTCTGTGTTGAAAGCGAGCATCTCCTCTGAGAGTCCAAATCCAGTTGAAGAAAGTCTCGTCAACATTATAGATCATGCAAGAAAGTCACAGCTACTAGAACTCTTGTGTGAGTGTCTGATAGCTTCAGGTTCAGACATAATATCAGGTTCTACAAACATGGTACCGGCAGCATGTGAGGCATGCAAGGCCATCTGGTATCTCGCTCATGCTGTTGACATTGTGTCCCTTGGTGCACACAATTTTTCATTTCCATTAGCTAGCTCATGGCGACAAGGTCACTCAAAGTTGGATGGTAAAATGCAAGAGCAAGATTCATTACCAGATTCAAACTCCAGCAGTTTGATAAACATATTTGTCAAATCATTTCTGGCTTCACGGCCAATGCAGATTGCAGTTTACCACTGCTTGCATAATGGTTTAGAGTCAGCTATTCATGCTTCTCTTCAG CTCATTGCTAGGGCCTGCCTGCTGAATCTGTCTTTCTGTGCTATTATGTGTGGTCCAATGAATTCATCACCGGAGGCCAATGAAATAGAATATGGTGGAGATGGGACAATTGTATCTGATATGTTTTCACTGCTGTCGCTGTGTGGCTCATATTTGAACAAGGAGTCGAAGCAGAACAGTAATCAGAAATGCAAACTGTCCAATCCTCATGCCCTTGTAGTGCACTGTTGTCTTGCATTGGCAACAATAGCAGCGTGTCTAAAGTCGGAGGGGAAATCTTCAGCATCAATTATTTTAACAAGTTCCCACAAGAAACAGCGGTCCCGGCTTTCTGTTCTTGCGCACCTCTCTTCAGCCGATGATACAGTGAAGAGTTGCCTGCAGCCACACTGTGCAGCTGCAACACTTGCACTGTCAACGCTTATTTCACTTGAAAATGGAGGGCAAACCAGATCTTCCCTATGTGAAACTGCCCTTGCTTTGTTTCCCCGTATGGCAACACTGCACACATTGCTGAAGCTTTGGCTATCTGATGGAAGTGAGGAACTTTGCAGATATAATGCTGGTTTACTGAATCTGTTTGGCCTTCGTGATGGGAGTATCGGGCTGTTGGAAACTAGATTGAAATGGGGTGGACCATTGGCTGTCGAGCAAGCCTGCTCAGTTGGTATCCCACAGCTCCTAATTCGTTTGCTTACCGATGGTTTCTCAAGGGAGCCTTCTGATGGGAAAGAAGTTTTAACACACCGCAGTGGATTATCACCGTTGGGAGTTGCCTGGACTCTTTCAGCTTTATCTCAATGCCTTCCTGGTGGCGTTTTCCGTGAAATTTTGTATAAAAGGGAACATCTAAAGCTGTTGACTGACATGCTGTCTGATATGCACCTCAAGGTTTTGGCAGCTTGGACTGGTCTTGGTGGTGGGAAAAAGGGAGTGCGGGAACTGATAAATTCAGTTGTTGATATTTTGGCATTTCCATTTGTCGCAGTGCAGAGTTCTCCAAACATGCCATCAACATCAGCATCCATCAATAGTGGTTTTCTCCTCAACATTGGATCACCTGGGGGAAGAATTGGTACTGAGAACAAGGAAATGCTCAAAACTATAGAGCATAATATGCCTCAATACTTTCAAGTTCTCCTAGAG GTTGGTGTTCCTGGTTGTATACTTCGCTGTCTTGATAATCTCAATATGGAAGACATATCAAGGCCCTTGGCCATTGTGGCCAAAATGGTGGGCTACCGTCCACTTGCGTTGCAGCTTCTAAGAGAAGGTCTTCTCAATCCTTCTAGAGTAGCAAAGCTACTCAAAGGTCCTCTTGCCAAGGAGACTTTGCTCGACTTCCTCATGATAATTTCTGATCTTGCACGCATGTCAAAG GACTTCTATGAGCCCATCAACAAGGCAGGCATGGTTGAATATTTGAAGAACTTTCTATCAAATGAGGACCCCGATATAAGAGCAAAAGCTTGCAGTGCCATTGGCAACATGTGCCGACACAGTCCCTACTTCTATGGTCCATTT GCAGCAAATAAGGTGATTGAGCTTGTAGTTGACAGGTGTTCTGACCCTGACAAGCGGACGCGGAAGTTTGCATGTTTTGCT GTAGGCAATGCTGCTTATCACAATGACAAGCTGTATGAAGAACTCAGACGATCTATACCTCAGCTCACAAAGCTACTTCTTGCTCCCGAGGAAGATAAAACCAAAGGCAATGCTGCAGGGGCCCTGAGTAATCTAGTCAGGAACTCTGACGTACTCTGTGGAGACATTGTATCCCAAGGCGCAATTCAG GCCCTACTGAAGATGGTCAGCAGCTACTCCGCGGTTGCTCTGAGCCCCAGCAGAAAGGATGCTCTGACCGAATCCCCACTAAGAATCGTGCTCTTCGCGCTGCGCAAGATGTGCGATCACACCGTGTGCAGGCTCTTCCTGCGGTCATCCGAGCTGCTCCCCATCATCGTGCACCTCAGGCAGTCGCCTGACCAAACGATCTCCGAGTACGCCTCCGCCATCGCTAGTAAAGCGAACCAAGCTTGA
- the LOC123051461 gene encoding uncharacterized protein, translating to MGNLVSASAGGGKIVLPDGSVRALGGETVSVAELMVEHPRHFVVDARLAASGGGAKVAALPADHLLDGAGVYVVLPATRGRVSADEARRALTTSRLLARCRSMPASAQEQRGEAAPLLGGLGDQQPEFLSQELTRSGPWKPSLKTIEERVLPRKVPHWLF from the coding sequence atgggcaACCTGGTGTcggcgagcgcgggcggcggcaagATCGTGCTGCCCGACGGGAGCGTCCGGGCTTTGGGCGGCGAGACCGTGTCCGTGGCCGAGCTCATGGTGGAGCACCCGCGCCACTTCGTGGTGGACGCGCGCCTCGCGGCGTCCGGCGGAGGGGCCAAGGTCGCCGCGCTGCCGGCCGACCACCTGCTGGACGGTGCCGGGGTGTACGTCGTGCTCCCGGCCACCCGGGGCAGGGTCTCCGCCGACGAGGCCCGGCGAGCGCTCACGACGTCGCGGCTGCTTGCGCGGTGCCGGTCGATGCCGGCCAGCGCACAGGAGCAGCGGGGCGAGGCGGCGCCGTTGCTGGGCGGGCTCGGTGACCAGCAGCCGGAGTTCCTGAGCCAGGAGCTGACGCGCAGCGGGCCATGGAAGCCCAGCTTGAAGACGATCGAAGAGCGCGTGCTGCCGAGGAAGGTGCCTCACTGGCTCTTCTGA